ATCTTGTCCGATTGTGAAAGCGTGAGGTAGTCAAGGTTTTCTTGCTGCTGTCCAGGCAGACTTGTAATGCTCTTCTTCCCCATTAAATGACCTGTAGgttgaaaattattattattattattattattattattattattattattattattattattattattattattattattattattattattattattattattattattattattattattattattattattattattattattattttaaaaatatgttttgtttagttattcTTCAACCAATTGCAAGGACttgaaatttgcaaaaataatttaaagcaacATCAGAAGACGTTATTAATGAGATCATTTCATTAGCTGGTTTTATTTCCCTTGCCGAGTCCATAACACAGGCAGCAggtgtttttcttcatgtgagtgtttcactttaatttagaagttaaatgacagaaaaaaaacattttgaaagttaaagtaaattaaatatatatgatCAAAAATTCATCTGtctaaaaaaatgattaaataaatatttctgattaaaaatgaagGTTTTCTTACCTACAGCCCAGTGATTGCCCCTGGGATACATTTTTCCAAAGACTAACGCAGGTCTCTCAGAGCAGCGCAGGAGACAAGGCGCTGCCGCCAGGATAATAAAAATCGGCCAGAGCGCTCTGCAAGACCATGAGTAACAAAAGCGCACCGCACACATGATAGGAGAGAGGGTCAGCTCTAAACCAAATGATGTATAGGCTACTAATCCTTACGCTGCATTGACTTAACTCGGTCTAACTTTAAATAATCAACGCCATAAtcgctttttttcccctgctaGTTGGACTAATGTAAAGGGGGGTAAAGCAAGACGTCCAGCTACACCGAACTGCTGAAGTTCCTCTTTCGGTGCCTTTGATCGGAATGACTACTGATGAAAGAAAGTTAAATCCCCCTCCTGAAACAGCTGTGCGTCAGCGCGTCATTAGCAGAAGTGTCACAGAGGAAAAGTGATGCAGTTGGGTGATCATTTAGAGTTGCCAATTACAGATCGCAGATGTTTATCTACATATTTTCATTCATATATCAGGTGTGAACGTCATCGGAACACGAGGACCGAACCTCTGGATTCTGGTGTCTATTAATAGTCTGTAATGTACTTcgtaaaaatctttttttcttccttttttcttagAGGGGAGGTTTCTGTTCTGGAGTTCTAATATTAGCCTATTTATAGAAAATTATAATGAATAAAACTATTTGCCATGGTTTTACCCTCTGGAAACTCGACCACAAAGTAGAATCAAAGACAATGAAGCCCAGTGATGGAAAATCTTTATGgcatattgatggaaaaaaagtttaggtatatgtttttactttttctcacactcttaacaaaaagttaaaacaaaatgaatgctgaaaacatttttattgctcgGGCTGCACAATGGTCGAATTCAGGATTTGACTCTAGGTTGATCTAAATTGTCCTAGGTGTGTGTATCCAGGTGTGTACCTTCTCACCCACTTACTGCTGGTGCAAGATAAGCAGTTATAGATAAGCGATGGATTTTTATTGCCTTATGAGGTATTTTTGATTATGTAAACAACCATCTCTTCCAGTTATGAAAAGCTAAATTCCAATATGTTTGGAGCAATTGGGATTTTGAGAGCTGCAGCTCTGTTCCTTGAGAGTCAGTTCTGGTTTTCGCTCAGATATGTGGTACAAATCCTTTGTCAGCCTGCAAACTTACCTAAAGGTCTGAACCCTTCATCTTGTCATCCTCAGAAAGAACATTAAGAAGGAAGGAATGAAAGTTAGAATGAAGGTGCATTAACAGGAAATAGCAGGGCTGTGGCTGTTCTGTGCTCTAAGCTGTAACTGGCTCCATTAAGTCTTAtgattcaataaaaacaactaagGACAGTTTATCATTCTCATCATTGCTTCCACTCTGTCTAGGTTAGAATCATAGCAGTGTTATAGCAGCAATCAATTCTCCTTCCATGTTGAGCTGAGGAGCTTTCTTCCACTCATGCTGTCCTATATTGGTGAACTAAGGCATGTGTCCAactatttctgtttctgagtaatatattttctttcttttttttttaagtatgaacTACTTTCCAAAAGTATGCATTATATTGTAAAATGGTGTATTTTGGGGAGAGAATGTCTCTTAATATTGACCTTAGGTGTAAAACCTAAACAACATATTGTATTAagttatggtttttttttttttttttttacttgtgtttgaAGGCCTAGTTAACCTCT
The sequence above is a segment of the Gambusia affinis linkage group LG17, SWU_Gaff_1.0, whole genome shotgun sequence genome. Coding sequences within it:
- the LOC122819613 gene encoding gastrin-releasing peptide, which codes for MCAVRFCYSWSCRALWPIFIILAAAPCLLRCSERPALVFGKMYPRGNHWAVGHLMGKKSITSLPGQQQENLDYLTLSQSDKIFDQDQTVMEMSAENQKLTVLRKLLHNDRREDNRGKHLREVLDLLVLTLKQQDSDSH